From Bacteroidales bacterium, the proteins below share one genomic window:
- a CDS encoding NADH-dependent [FeFe] hydrogenase, group A6 — protein MRFSIEINNRKVDVEKGETILDAARRTHVEIPTLCYLKNMLPTGSCRMCVVEDMVTGKLVPACSTPVTEGMKIQTHSSRVVNARKVILELLLASHPDDCLYCIRNRNCELQALAYKHNITTRNLLHHVRNIHIDRSSPSIVRDPAKCILCGRCVRVCEEIMGVACIDFAFRGNSSQVSTAFLDSVNISTCVHCGQCILQCPTGALSENQELSKVVAALRDPEKIVVVQYAPAVPVSLAEELNLSKGKDYSNLLNAILRKIGFNYVFDTSFAADLTSLEEAQELITRLQNGDKLPMFTSCCPAWVKFVETFYPEFIPHLSSCKSPQQMMGSIIKTYWAEKMNISPEKICMVSIMPCIAKKFEAKREEMVQNGITDVDIVLTTRELMSLIRMFDVEISGIDPELPDSLGGKRSSAGKLFGTTGGVMESALRTAYYLLTREDLVHFHLEPLRGTNRRKEYRFSINGLELLVAVVHSLSEAKKVLEEIRQGQSSFHFIEIMSCPLGCINGGGQHIGTSEEDLIARMKALYEVDMKETLKFPYQNPEIVQIYQEFLGEINGEKSHRLLHTHYIDRKNQHH, from the coding sequence ATGAGATTTTCTATTGAAATAAACAACAGAAAAGTAGATGTTGAAAAAGGGGAAACCATTTTAGATGCAGCCAGGAGAACTCATGTTGAAATTCCTACTTTATGTTATCTTAAAAACATGTTACCTACTGGTTCGTGCAGGATGTGTGTGGTGGAGGATATGGTTACCGGAAAACTCGTCCCTGCCTGTTCAACTCCAGTTACGGAAGGCATGAAGATTCAAACTCATTCTTCGCGAGTTGTAAATGCCAGAAAAGTTATTTTGGAGTTATTATTAGCAAGTCATCCAGATGATTGTCTCTATTGCATTAGGAACAGAAACTGTGAATTACAAGCTCTTGCATATAAGCATAATATTACGACAAGAAATTTACTGCATCATGTGAGAAATATTCACATCGACAGATCAAGTCCTTCGATCGTACGCGATCCTGCAAAATGCATTCTTTGTGGTCGGTGTGTTAGGGTTTGTGAGGAGATCATGGGTGTTGCTTGTATAGATTTTGCCTTTCGAGGTAATTCTTCGCAAGTATCAACTGCTTTTTTAGACTCCGTAAATATTTCAACTTGTGTTCACTGTGGTCAGTGCATTTTGCAGTGTCCTACTGGTGCGCTAAGTGAAAATCAAGAACTTTCTAAAGTTGTTGCTGCTTTACGTGATCCAGAGAAGATTGTGGTTGTGCAATATGCACCCGCTGTACCAGTATCTTTAGCCGAGGAATTAAATCTTTCAAAAGGTAAGGATTATTCAAACTTATTGAATGCTATTCTTCGTAAGATAGGTTTTAATTATGTTTTTGATACCTCGTTTGCGGCAGATTTGACTTCTTTGGAAGAAGCTCAAGAACTCATTACTCGACTACAGAATGGGGATAAACTTCCGATGTTTACGAGTTGTTGTCCTGCATGGGTGAAATTTGTCGAAACTTTTTATCCGGAATTCATACCTCATCTTTCGTCATGTAAGTCTCCTCAACAAATGATGGGATCTATAATAAAAACATACTGGGCTGAAAAAATGAATATTTCACCAGAGAAAATATGTATGGTTTCTATCATGCCATGTATAGCTAAAAAGTTTGAAGCTAAAAGAGAAGAAATGGTTCAAAATGGAATAACAGATGTAGACATTGTCTTGACTACGCGCGAACTTATGTCGCTTATTCGGATGTTTGATGTAGAAATTTCGGGTATTGATCCAGAGTTGCCCGATTCTCTAGGTGGGAAGCGAAGTTCGGCTGGGAAACTTTTCGGTACAACCGGAGGAGTTATGGAATCGGCGTTAAGAACAGCTTATTATTTGCTCACAAGAGAAGACTTGGTGCATTTTCACCTTGAACCTCTGAGAGGGACAAATAGAAGAAAAGAATATCGTTTTTCTATCAATGGATTAGAACTTTTAGTTGCTGTAGTTCATTCGCTTTCGGAGGCAAAAAAAGTACTGGAAGAAATTCGTCAGGGTCAATCCTCTTTTCATTTTATTGAAATCATGTCTTGTCCATTGGGCTGTATTAATGGCGGAGGACAGCATATAGGGACTTCAGAAGAAGATCTCATAGCAAGAATGAAAGCCTTGTATGAAGTTGATATGAAAGAAACACTTAAATTCCCTTATCAAAACCCTGAAATCGTACAGATTTATCAAGAATTTTTAGGGGAGATTAACGGAGAAAAAAGTCACCGTTTATTAC